A genomic region of Ensifer adhaerens contains the following coding sequences:
- a CDS encoding autotransporter assembly complex protein TamA produces the protein MSPPRSSIAYWKAATALAVAFSFALGPISVKSAHAFKLFGMKFFESDEEEAPVIDPVNYTLTFDAGTEDDELKEALENSSQLVQGQEKPVSGDLGLAIRARDDRDRLLAALYEKARYGGTVAIRVNGQDIDSLPPDPSFPDGKAIPVTVTVTPGPAFTVGSVKFEGDAAGFNPADYGLPAGGRADSTLIIKAGEKVVNDLREQGRPMAKLTERSAVANHANSTVDVVIGASGGPVAPVGDVSVSGTKTVDPAFVRDYSRLNEGRPYSPEDIRKASERLRQLGVFSSVTIKEASTLSPDGSLPMKIEVSEGKHKYFGFGAQVSTTDGLGLSGYWGHRNLFGRAESLRIEGSVDRIGETKELDKLDYSVGILFAKPGAFGPASTFTASLKANIQDPDAYRAKILTGAAGATFELSDTDTVSGGGELSWANIDDAFGSNSYLTAAIPLEYVRDTRNDKLNATEGYRAMINAKPSYEIKGQTFFSSFEASASGYHALGDEKRFVLAGKIGAGMLVGGSGLEDIPANRRFYLGGGGSVRGYSYQEIGPRNSENRETGGRSYVNASLEARIAVTDTIGVVPFIDAGTVSANTTPDFSDIRAGAGIGLRYATPFGPIRLDFAVPLNKYPGGTKYGIYAGIGQSF, from the coding sequence ATGTCCCCACCACGGTCGAGTATTGCGTACTGGAAGGCCGCAACTGCGCTTGCAGTCGCCTTCTCGTTTGCGCTCGGCCCGATTTCCGTCAAAAGCGCCCATGCCTTCAAGCTCTTTGGCATGAAGTTCTTCGAGAGCGACGAAGAGGAAGCGCCGGTCATCGACCCGGTCAACTATACGCTCACCTTCGACGCCGGCACTGAAGACGACGAACTGAAGGAAGCGCTCGAAAACAGCTCTCAGCTTGTCCAGGGGCAGGAAAAGCCCGTCTCCGGCGATCTCGGTCTTGCCATCCGCGCGCGCGACGATCGCGACCGGCTGCTCGCTGCGCTCTACGAAAAGGCCCGCTACGGCGGCACCGTGGCGATCCGCGTCAACGGCCAGGACATCGACAGCCTGCCGCCGGATCCGTCCTTCCCCGACGGGAAGGCGATCCCGGTGACCGTCACCGTCACGCCCGGTCCGGCATTCACGGTCGGATCCGTCAAGTTCGAGGGCGATGCCGCAGGGTTCAACCCTGCTGACTATGGCCTGCCGGCCGGCGGACGCGCAGACTCGACCCTGATCATCAAGGCCGGCGAAAAGGTCGTGAACGACCTGCGCGAGCAGGGCCGGCCGATGGCCAAGCTCACCGAACGCAGCGCCGTCGCCAACCACGCCAATTCCACCGTCGACGTCGTCATCGGCGCAAGCGGCGGGCCGGTTGCGCCCGTCGGCGATGTCAGCGTGTCGGGCACCAAGACCGTCGACCCCGCTTTCGTGCGCGACTATTCACGCCTCAACGAAGGTCGTCCCTATTCGCCCGAGGATATCCGCAAGGCATCCGAGCGCCTGCGCCAACTCGGCGTGTTCTCGAGCGTGACGATCAAGGAAGCCAGTACACTGTCGCCGGATGGATCGCTCCCGATGAAGATCGAGGTCTCCGAGGGCAAACACAAATATTTCGGTTTCGGCGCCCAGGTTTCGACCACCGACGGTCTCGGGCTTTCGGGCTACTGGGGACATCGCAACCTCTTCGGCCGGGCGGAATCGCTGCGGATCGAAGGCTCGGTCGATCGCATCGGCGAGACGAAGGAGCTGGACAAGCTCGACTATTCGGTCGGCATCCTCTTTGCCAAGCCCGGCGCCTTTGGCCCCGCCTCGACCTTTACTGCCAGCCTCAAGGCCAACATCCAGGACCCGGATGCCTACCGCGCCAAGATCCTCACGGGCGCGGCCGGTGCAACCTTCGAACTCTCGGACACCGACACCGTCTCCGGTGGCGGCGAGCTGAGCTGGGCCAATATCGACGACGCCTTTGGCTCGAACTCCTACCTGACGGCCGCCATCCCGCTCGAGTATGTGCGCGATACCCGCAACGACAAACTGAACGCGACCGAAGGCTACCGGGCGATGATCAACGCCAAGCCGAGCTACGAGATCAAGGGCCAGACCTTCTTCTCGTCCTTCGAAGCGTCGGCATCGGGCTACCATGCGCTCGGCGACGAGAAGCGTTTCGTTCTCGCCGGCAAGATCGGCGCCGGCATGCTCGTCGGCGGCAGTGGGCTTGAGGATATCCCGGCAAACCGCCGCTTCTATCTCGGCGGCGGCGGCTCGGTGCGCGGCTATTCCTACCAGGAAATCGGCCCGCGCAATTCCGAAAACAGGGAGACCGGCGGGCGTTCCTATGTCAACGCCTCGCTCGAAGCCCGCATCGCGGTCACCGACACCATCGGCGTGGTGCCGTTTATCGATGCCGGCACGGTCTCGGCGAATACGACGCCCGACTTCTCCGACATTCGCGCCGGCGCCGGCATCGGGCTGCGCTATGCGACACCCTTCGGTCCTATCCGTCTCGACTTCGCCGTGCCGCTCAACAAGTACCCCGGTGGCACCAAGTACGGAATTTACGCCGGTATCGGCCAATCCTTCTGA
- a CDS encoding translocation/assembly module TamB domain-containing protein: MNQVVRFLRATLRYGLRVLGVIAVVALLLVAFVGFTTPGARLVAWAIEKYAATPDQIVRIADPSALLTGEFAAGSITLFDGQGVYAEVRDLKLNWSPAALLSFRFDAAAISAGSVRVERLPIPSTETKEVRSTFALPVDVKIDAIDLKEIVIGKAIAGEDQFLTAGGKINATNESIALSLTAAQRDRPEARAVADIVFNPAGNELKLEATVDEPNNGVLAKLLRLPNEPAVNIKLTGQGPLSDWAGTATAALDGSEILKLDGRHLQTPDGMHRLTVTGGGGFGSLMPPALRPMFEGETSIDVAAAFNGQGMVRVDKGQIATGALTFGAFGTFDSKGDNNLQARLAGTNGAIDFRWPLQKGEAQAKINAVNLSLIGGAQAAILDLAADVASVALPDVALGSLKLSARSDGFNLQAQSGAVKTALEVGEAGFNDANLARLVQAPMKVDASLAVTKESISFDPVTIESPGIGGSINGTFSREENTVAAAFKLFAVPGALPPAAAAKFDGTIALAGEVKTANDGSVTVEGLELKSSTIEAAGTVALAQGQLTTDLKGKLPNLGRLLADAKGEAEFTAAVTGPLAELGIKAELTSSGATLAGRTLSDLTINADAKANPSSPQASLTATGALDGQVIDVKADVVSKDGRTAIPVLEARIGENKLTGTISFTPDFKPDGTIDFNLPDLGLLAAMAGQKASGDLNGSAAIKTANGITSVVVKAGGSGIKRDELTIAKPTADITISDVAALAIKGSVRAETVAQGANRVAGLAVDFQQQAGRTGFSIDGKYDGGPLTAKGDLTSAKGRTEIRLASFGATPKGVALKLAQPTVIAIENGTVRLNALTIQASNGTITVNGSAGEKLDIAAKLNALPAALVNAFAPDLGAEGTIAGTVNVSGAALAPIVAYDLRWSGASLAAARTAGVSAFDIAADGKFANNKVTLDTTLSGAGGLSFKGGGNVDIGGNMPIAMKFNGNLPFALIANLMAEKGFTLTGRAGIDLTVSGSAKAPQIAGTLTTSGGRLVDVRRNLALNDLTANVALDGKQATISKLSANLATGGSIEATGTVGTVPGSGFPANLTIRLNNATYVDGTLFNANLAGELTLTGPLVATPTLGGKVTIRKASITIPEKLPTSLSAIDIKHKNAPPKVQKMVKDLRKEDVPAAGANASGVIAFDLAVNAQQVFVRGRGIDAELGGDLTIRGTAVQPSVSGGFEMRRGRLEILGKRLTFTDGNIGFGGDLIPTLDLKATSSVGATTITVSVAGLANNPQITFSSSPALPQDEILAQLIFNRSLSNLSAFQIAQLASAVSQLAGGGSTSLLDGLRNKLGVDDLDVTTDENGGASVRAGKYLNDRTYIELQQGSDSASSKAVINLDVGKGVKLKGSAAGDGSAAGGIFFEKEY; encoded by the coding sequence ATGAATCAGGTCGTCCGCTTCCTTCGCGCGACGCTGCGCTATGGCCTTCGTGTGCTTGGCGTGATTGCGGTCGTTGCCCTCCTTCTCGTCGCCTTCGTGGGCTTCACGACTCCCGGCGCACGCCTCGTCGCCTGGGCAATCGAGAAATATGCGGCAACACCTGACCAGATCGTGCGCATCGCCGACCCGAGCGCGCTCCTGACGGGTGAGTTTGCAGCGGGAAGCATCACGCTCTTCGACGGCCAGGGTGTCTATGCAGAGGTCCGCGACCTCAAGCTCAACTGGTCGCCGGCAGCCCTCCTCTCCTTCCGCTTCGACGCCGCAGCCATCTCCGCCGGCTCAGTGCGTGTCGAACGGCTGCCGATCCCCTCGACCGAGACCAAGGAAGTGCGTTCGACTTTCGCGCTTCCCGTCGACGTCAAGATCGACGCGATCGATCTGAAGGAGATCGTCATTGGCAAGGCAATCGCCGGCGAAGACCAGTTCCTGACCGCCGGCGGCAAGATCAATGCGACCAACGAGAGCATCGCCCTCAGCCTGACCGCGGCCCAGCGCGATCGGCCGGAAGCGCGCGCCGTCGCCGATATCGTCTTCAATCCGGCGGGCAACGAGCTGAAGCTCGAAGCGACCGTAGACGAGCCCAACAACGGCGTCCTGGCAAAACTTCTTCGCCTGCCCAACGAGCCCGCAGTCAACATCAAGCTGACCGGCCAGGGACCGCTTTCCGATTGGGCCGGCACCGCAACGGCAGCACTCGACGGCAGCGAGATCCTCAAGCTCGACGGTCGCCACCTTCAGACGCCGGACGGCATGCACCGGCTGACCGTCACGGGCGGTGGCGGCTTCGGCTCGCTGATGCCGCCGGCATTGCGGCCGATGTTCGAGGGCGAGACCAGCATCGACGTCGCAGCCGCGTTCAACGGCCAGGGCATGGTGCGCGTCGACAAGGGGCAGATCGCGACCGGTGCGCTTACCTTTGGCGCCTTTGGCACCTTCGACAGCAAGGGCGACAACAATCTTCAGGCCAGACTTGCCGGCACCAACGGCGCGATCGACTTCCGCTGGCCGCTGCAGAAGGGCGAGGCACAGGCGAAGATCAACGCCGTCAACCTGTCGCTGATCGGCGGCGCGCAGGCCGCAATCCTCGATCTCGCCGCCGACGTCGCCTCGGTCGCGCTTCCGGACGTCGCGCTCGGTTCGCTCAAGCTTTCGGCGCGCAGCGACGGCTTCAATCTCCAGGCCCAGTCCGGTGCGGTGAAAACCGCGCTCGAAGTGGGCGAAGCTGGCTTCAACGACGCCAATCTCGCCCGGCTGGTGCAGGCGCCGATGAAGGTGGATGCCAGCCTCGCGGTGACCAAGGAAAGCATCAGCTTCGACCCGGTGACGATCGAAAGCCCGGGCATCGGCGGTTCGATCAATGGCACTTTCTCACGCGAAGAGAACACGGTTGCCGCCGCGTTCAAGCTCTTTGCCGTGCCGGGGGCTCTGCCGCCGGCCGCAGCGGCGAAGTTCGATGGCACCATTGCGCTCGCCGGCGAGGTGAAGACGGCAAACGACGGCAGCGTGACCGTCGAGGGGCTCGAACTCAAATCGAGCACGATCGAGGCTGCCGGCACTGTCGCCCTGGCTCAGGGCCAGCTCACCACCGATCTCAAAGGAAAGCTGCCCAATCTGGGCAGGCTGCTGGCGGATGCCAAGGGCGAAGCTGAGTTCACGGCAGCGGTGACCGGCCCGCTTGCCGAACTCGGCATCAAGGCCGAACTGACCTCGAGCGGCGCGACGCTTGCCGGACGTACGCTCAGCGACCTTACGATCAATGCTGATGCCAAAGCCAACCCATCAAGCCCGCAAGCGAGCCTGACTGCAACCGGTGCGCTCGACGGCCAGGTGATCGACGTGAAGGCGGACGTCGTTTCCAAGGACGGCCGCACCGCGATCCCTGTGCTCGAAGCCAGGATCGGGGAGAACAAGCTGACCGGGACGATCAGCTTCACCCCCGATTTCAAGCCGGACGGCACGATCGATTTCAACCTGCCCGATCTCGGCCTGCTCGCCGCCATGGCCGGGCAGAAGGCTTCGGGTGATCTCAACGGCTCGGCCGCAATCAAGACCGCCAACGGCATCACCTCCGTCGTCGTCAAGGCCGGCGGCAGCGGCATCAAGCGCGATGAATTGACGATTGCCAAGCCGACCGCCGATATCACGATCTCCGATGTCGCGGCCCTTGCCATCAAGGGCAGCGTGCGCGCTGAGACGGTTGCGCAGGGGGCCAACCGTGTCGCCGGGCTCGCCGTCGACTTCCAGCAGCAGGCGGGACGCACCGGGTTTTCGATCGACGGCAAATATGATGGCGGACCGCTCACCGCCAAGGGCGATCTTACGAGCGCGAAGGGGCGCACGGAAATCCGGCTCGCATCCTTCGGCGCGACGCCGAAGGGCGTCGCGCTCAAGCTCGCGCAGCCGACGGTGATCGCCATCGAAAACGGCACCGTCCGCCTCAATGCGCTGACGATCCAGGCCTCGAACGGCACCATCACCGTCAACGGCAGCGCCGGCGAAAAGCTCGACATCGCCGCAAAGCTCAATGCCCTGCCCGCAGCGCTGGTCAATGCCTTTGCGCCTGATCTCGGCGCCGAGGGCACGATCGCCGGCACGGTCAACGTGAGTGGCGCAGCGTTGGCGCCGATCGTCGCCTACGACCTCCGATGGTCTGGTGCCTCGCTCGCCGCAGCCCGCACTGCCGGGGTCAGCGCCTTCGATATCGCGGCCGACGGCAAGTTTGCCAACAACAAGGTGACGCTCGACACGACCTTGTCAGGCGCCGGTGGCCTTTCTTTCAAGGGCGGCGGCAATGTCGATATCGGCGGCAACATGCCGATCGCAATGAAATTCAACGGCAACCTGCCCTTTGCCCTCATCGCCAACCTGATGGCGGAAAAAGGCTTCACGCTGACAGGCCGGGCGGGCATCGACCTGACCGTATCCGGCTCCGCCAAGGCGCCTCAGATCGCCGGCACCCTTACCACCTCAGGCGGCCGGCTCGTCGACGTGCGCCGTAACCTGGCACTCAACGACCTCACGGCCAATGTCGCACTCGACGGCAAGCAGGCGACGATCTCGAAGCTCTCGGCCAATCTCGCGACGGGCGGTTCAATCGAGGCGACTGGCACCGTCGGCACGGTCCCCGGCTCCGGCTTCCCGGCCAATCTGACGATCCGCCTGAACAATGCAACTTACGTCGACGGCACGCTGTTCAACGCCAATCTCGCCGGCGAACTGACGCTGACCGGCCCGCTGGTCGCGACCCCGACGCTCGGCGGCAAGGTCACGATCCGCAAGGCCTCGATCACCATTCCCGAGAAGTTGCCGACCTCGCTCTCGGCGATCGACATCAAGCACAAGAATGCGCCGCCCAAGGTGCAGAAGATGGTCAAGGACCTGCGCAAGGAAGACGTGCCGGCTGCCGGCGCCAATGCCAGTGGCGTCATTGCCTTCGACCTTGCCGTCAACGCTCAGCAGGTCTTCGTGCGCGGCCGCGGCATTGACGCAGAACTCGGCGGCGACCTGACGATCCGAGGTACGGCCGTGCAGCCGTCCGTTTCCGGCGGCTTCGAGATGCGGCGCGGGCGCCTCGAAATCCTCGGCAAACGCCTCACCTTTACCGACGGCAACATCGGCTTCGGCGGCGACCTGATCCCGACGCTCGACCTCAAGGCGACCTCCAGCGTCGGCGCGACGACCATCACCGTCTCGGTCGCGGGCCTCGCCAACAATCCGCAGATCACCTTCTCGTCCTCCCCGGCACTGCCGCAGGACGAGATCCTGGCGCAGCTGATCTTCAACCGGTCGCTGTCCAATCTCTCGGCCTTCCAGATCGCCCAGCTCGCCTCCGCCGTCAGCCAGCTTGCCGGTGGCGGTTCGACATCGCTGCTCGACGGCCTGCGCAACAAACTCGGCGTCGACGACCTCGACGTCACCACCGACGAGAACGGTGGCGCTTCGGTGCGCGCCGGCAAGTATCTGAACGACCGGACCTATATCGAGCTGCAGCAGGGTTCCGATTCCGCCTCCAGCAAGGCGGTCATCAACCTCGACGTCGGCAAGGGCGTGAAGCTCAAGGGCTCGGCCGCCGGCGACGGCTCAGCGGCGGGCGGCATCTTCTTCGAAAAGGAATATTGA
- a CDS encoding MerR family transcriptional regulator, whose protein sequence is MGANQNELLSAAECAGCLGLTIRALRVYEDRGLITPRRTEKNWRLYGASDIERLTEILALKRLGLSLTRITELLAGTAPDLGQTLVVQQSALSDLRDRVEHGLSLIGAALAKIAEGDAISINELIALAKETGLTDLSPDAAALRRYEQTRREVPFVR, encoded by the coding sequence ATGGGCGCGAACCAGAATGAACTCTTGTCGGCCGCCGAATGCGCCGGGTGCCTCGGTCTCACGATCCGAGCCCTTCGCGTTTATGAGGACCGAGGCCTGATAACGCCCCGGCGGACGGAGAAGAACTGGCGGCTCTACGGCGCCTCCGATATTGAACGGCTCACCGAGATCCTGGCGTTGAAGCGGCTCGGACTCAGCCTCACCCGGATTACTGAATTGCTCGCGGGCACCGCGCCCGATCTCGGGCAAACGCTTGTCGTCCAGCAATCGGCGCTCTCGGATCTGCGCGACCGTGTCGAACACGGCCTGTCGTTGATCGGTGCTGCTCTTGCAAAGATTGCCGAGGGCGACGCCATCTCGATCAACGAGCTCATTGCACTCGCCAAGGAGACAGGGCTGACCGATCTGTCGCCCGATGCCGCCGCATTGCGCCGTTACGAGCAAACCCGCCGCGAGGTTCCCTTCGTTCGGTGA
- a CDS encoding APH(3') family aminoglycoside O-phosphotransferase, whose protein sequence is MSSHFPHPELPKQFLPLVAGYRWNRDLLGQSASSIFLLKAPDRPMLVLKVEAAGPFGEFVDEAERLDWLASRGVPCPRVVARTFDEETNWLLLRAVEGTDLASTTLSPKDQIVILADGLKHLHALDIADCPFDHRIEKRIAIAKARTQAGVIDESDFDEARLGRTAADLFAELQARMPKIGELVVTHGDACLPNIIEKHGRFSGFIDCSRLGVADPYQDIALACRSIAYNIGEEWIQPFLARYGIDKDDAEKRDFYCLLDEFF, encoded by the coding sequence TTGTCCTCTCATTTTCCGCATCCCGAATTGCCCAAACAATTCCTACCGCTTGTCGCCGGCTACCGATGGAACCGCGACCTGCTCGGCCAGTCGGCCTCGAGCATCTTTCTCTTGAAGGCACCGGATCGCCCGATGCTGGTGCTGAAGGTCGAGGCGGCCGGCCCGTTCGGCGAATTCGTCGACGAGGCGGAGCGGCTTGATTGGCTGGCGTCTAGAGGCGTGCCCTGTCCACGAGTGGTCGCCCGCACCTTCGATGAAGAAACGAACTGGCTGCTGCTGCGGGCCGTCGAAGGCACGGACCTTGCGTCCACGACGCTGTCGCCAAAGGATCAGATCGTCATCCTCGCAGACGGCCTGAAACACCTGCATGCGTTGGATATAGCGGACTGCCCCTTCGATCACCGGATCGAAAAGCGCATCGCCATCGCGAAAGCACGCACCCAGGCCGGTGTGATCGATGAAAGCGATTTCGACGAAGCGCGACTCGGCCGCACGGCGGCAGATCTCTTTGCCGAACTTCAGGCCCGAATGCCCAAGATTGGCGAGCTTGTCGTCACCCACGGCGACGCCTGCCTGCCGAACATCATCGAGAAGCATGGCCGTTTTTCGGGTTTCATCGATTGCAGCAGGCTCGGCGTCGCCGATCCCTATCAGGACATAGCGCTTGCCTGCCGCAGCATCGCCTACAATATCGGCGAAGAGTGGATCCAGCCGTTTCTGGCGCGCTACGGCATCGACAAGGACGACGCGGAGAAGCGCGACTTCTACTGCCTGCTCGACGAGTTCTTCTGA
- a CDS encoding VOC family protein, which produces MVANGGRLADRQICVKLFVRHGDEDRAIAFYREALGAELLQRHEWPSGILTSADLRIGESVFRIAGANPRRDAEPKLGGPRSPHALGTTAVILELHVRDVDRVIGRAIGAGASLRNAAETLSTGDRVGAFIDPFGHIWALFNAIEDADIVDLSIEARNAA; this is translated from the coding sequence ATGGTTGCCAATGGCGGCAGGCTTGCCGATCGGCAGATCTGTGTGAAGCTGTTTGTCAGGCATGGCGACGAGGATCGCGCCATCGCCTTTTATCGCGAGGCGCTCGGCGCCGAGCTTTTGCAGCGGCACGAATGGCCGAGCGGGATTCTGACGAGTGCGGACTTGAGGATTGGGGAATCGGTTTTCCGGATTGCCGGGGCCAACCCGCGCCGCGATGCGGAGCCCAAGCTCGGCGGGCCGCGCTCGCCGCATGCGCTCGGCACGACGGCGGTCATCCTGGAATTGCACGTGCGCGATGTCGATCGCGTCATCGGCCGGGCGATCGGTGCCGGTGCGAGCCTGCGGAATGCGGCCGAGACCTTGTCGACGGGCGATCGCGTCGGCGCCTTCATCGATCCCTTCGGCCATATCTGGGCGCTCTTTAACGCGATCGAGGATGCCGACATCGTCGATCTGAGCATCGAGGCCCGCAACGCCGCCTGA
- a CDS encoding Lrp/AsnC family transcriptional regulator: MDDLDQALISALRQNARIPVSTLSELTGVSRATVAARIDRLVANGTIAAFTIRTGAEIPTSGVRAVVMIEVHGKMADRVAEQLRGLPQVRALHSTNGRWDFIAELQDRDLVSFDETLRRIRLIDGITVTETNILLKTSKMTGAS; this comes from the coding sequence ATGGATGATCTCGATCAGGCGCTCATCAGCGCCTTGCGCCAGAATGCGCGCATTCCCGTTTCCACGCTATCGGAATTGACGGGCGTATCGCGGGCGACCGTCGCTGCCCGCATCGACAGGCTCGTCGCCAATGGCACGATCGCCGCCTTCACCATCCGCACCGGTGCCGAGATTCCTACCTCCGGCGTCCGTGCCGTCGTCATGATCGAGGTGCATGGCAAGATGGCGGACCGTGTCGCAGAGCAGTTGCGCGGCTTGCCGCAGGTCAGGGCGCTGCACAGCACCAATGGCCGCTGGGACTTCATCGCCGAATTGCAGGACCGGGATCTCGTCTCCTTCGACGAGACACTGCGGCGCATCCGCCTGATCGATGGCATCACCGTGACGGAAACGAATATCCTGTTGAAAACCAGCAAGATGACCGGCGCATCCTGA
- the rocF gene encoding arginase, with protein sequence MTTITLIGAPIEEGSGRRGAAMGPAALRIAGIDTVLRELGHTVHDEGDVKPLPARDLANHPGANNLQIVAAFARALHDSVHDTVRKGHFPIILGGDHALSMGSVPGMARYAAEVGRPLFVLWLDAHADFNSPSTSPSGNMHGMPVAYFCGEAEFAPILPADRPLVDPKNVFQVGIRSVDDREREEITEHGVRVFDMRAVDELGMAHIMRQILEEVRAANGLLHVSLDVDFMDPELAPGVGTTVPGGATFREAHLIMEMLWESGLVSSLDVVELNPFLDDRGKSARILVELTASLFGRRVLDRPTRSA encoded by the coding sequence ATGACGACCATCACGCTGATCGGCGCACCCATCGAGGAAGGTTCTGGACGACGCGGCGCGGCCATGGGGCCTGCGGCGCTACGCATCGCCGGCATCGACACGGTGCTGCGCGAACTCGGCCACACGGTTCATGACGAGGGCGACGTCAAGCCTCTGCCGGCCCGTGATCTCGCCAACCACCCGGGCGCCAACAACCTGCAGATCGTCGCCGCCTTTGCGCGTGCGCTGCACGATTCCGTGCACGACACGGTTCGCAAGGGCCATTTCCCGATCATCCTCGGCGGCGACCACGCGCTCTCCATGGGCAGCGTCCCCGGCATGGCCCGCTATGCCGCTGAAGTCGGCCGGCCGCTGTTCGTGCTGTGGCTTGATGCCCATGCAGACTTCAATTCTCCGTCGACCTCCCCCTCCGGCAACATGCACGGCATGCCGGTCGCCTATTTCTGTGGCGAAGCGGAATTCGCACCGATTCTCCCTGCAGACCGCCCGCTGGTCGACCCGAAGAACGTCTTCCAGGTCGGTATACGTTCGGTCGACGACCGCGAACGCGAAGAGATCACCGAGCATGGCGTACGCGTCTTTGATATGCGCGCCGTCGACGAGCTCGGCATGGCCCACATAATGCGCCAGATCCTCGAAGAGGTTCGCGCCGCCAACGGCCTGCTGCATGTCAGCCTCGATGTCGACTTCATGGACCCGGAACTCGCGCCCGGCGTCGGCACCACCGTTCCCGGCGGCGCCACCTTCCGCGAAGCGCACCTGATCATGGAAATGCTTTGGGAAAGCGGGCTCGTTTCCTCGCTCGACGTCGTCGAGCTCAACCCTTTCCTTGATGACCGCGGCAAGAGCGCGCGCATCCTGGTCGAACTGACGGCGAGCCTCTTCGGTCGCCGCGTGCTCGACCGGCCGACCCGCAGCGCCTGA
- the rocD gene encoding ornithine--oxo-acid transaminase, with translation MNTTAALIETEYRLGAHNYKPLDVVLSRGEGVYVWDMEGNRYLDCLSAYSAVNQGHCHPKILQAMMEQAQKLTLTSRAFRNDQLAHFYEEIAALTGSHKVLPMNSGAEAVETAVKAVRKWGYEVKGVAENRAEIIVCSNNFHGRTMGIVGFSTDPDARTGFGPFAPGFKVVPFGDIEAFRAAINENTVAFLVEPIQGEAGVIVPPVGYFTTVRELCTRHGITLILDEIQTGLGRTGKLLAEEHEGIEADVTLIGKALSGGFYPVSAVLSNSEVLGVLKPGQHGSTFGGNPLACAIARAALKALTEEGMIENSAQMGERFQKGLTDIRSNIIKDVRGRGLMLAVELVPEAGGARRYCEALKERGILAKDTHGDTIRIAPPLVITADQVDWAVEQFAAVLASA, from the coding sequence ATGAATACGACGGCAGCCCTGATTGAAACCGAATACCGGCTCGGCGCGCATAACTACAAGCCACTCGACGTGGTGCTCTCGCGCGGCGAAGGCGTCTACGTCTGGGACATGGAGGGCAATCGCTACCTCGACTGCCTCTCGGCCTATTCTGCTGTCAACCAGGGCCACTGCCATCCGAAGATCCTGCAGGCGATGATGGAGCAAGCGCAGAAGCTGACGCTCACCTCCCGCGCCTTCCGCAACGACCAACTCGCGCATTTCTACGAAGAAATCGCAGCGCTGACCGGCTCGCACAAGGTGCTGCCGATGAACTCCGGCGCCGAAGCCGTCGAGACCGCGGTCAAGGCCGTGCGCAAGTGGGGCTACGAGGTCAAGGGTGTGGCCGAGAACCGCGCCGAGATCATCGTCTGCTCCAACAACTTCCACGGCCGCACCATGGGCATCGTCGGCTTCTCGACCGATCCGGACGCCCGCACCGGCTTCGGCCCGTTCGCACCGGGCTTCAAGGTCGTGCCCTTCGGGGACATCGAGGCCTTCCGGGCTGCGATCAACGAAAACACCGTCGCTTTCCTGGTCGAGCCGATCCAGGGCGAAGCCGGTGTCATCGTCCCGCCGGTCGGCTACTTCACGACGGTACGCGAACTCTGCACCAGGCACGGCATCACGCTGATCCTCGACGAAATCCAGACCGGCCTCGGCCGCACCGGCAAGCTGCTTGCCGAGGAGCACGAAGGCATCGAGGCCGACGTGACGCTGATCGGCAAGGCGCTGTCCGGCGGCTTCTACCCGGTCTCGGCCGTGCTTTCGAATTCCGAAGTACTCGGCGTGCTGAAGCCGGGCCAGCACGGCTCCACCTTCGGCGGAAACCCACTCGCCTGCGCCATCGCCCGCGCAGCGTTGAAGGCGCTGACCGAAGAAGGCATGATCGAAAACTCGGCACAGATGGGCGAGCGCTTTCAAAAGGGCCTCACCGACATCCGCTCCAACATCATCAAGGACGTGCGCGGTCGCGGCCTGATGCTGGCAGTAGAACTCGTCCCGGAAGCCGGCGGCGCCCGCAGATATTGCGAAGCGCTGAAGGAACGTGGCATCCTTGCCAAGGACACCCACGGCGACACCATCCGCATCGCCCCGCCGCTCGTCATCACCGCCGATCAGGTGGATTGGGCGGTCGAGCAGTTCGCGGCCGTCCTCGCCTCCGCCTGA